In the genome of Tsukamurella paurometabola DSM 20162, the window CAGCGATCGCGCCCCGCGCCGCCGCGCTGCTGAACCTGCGGGTACCGCCGGGCACCGATCCCCGCGCCGCGGGCGACCTGCTGGTCGCGCACCTGAAGGCGCACACGCCGTGGGGTGCGCACGTCGACGCCGAGGTGGAGTCCACCGGCGAGCCCTTCGCCGCCGACACCACCGGCCCCGGCTACGACGCCCTGCGCGCCGCCCTCACCGAGGCCTACGACGGTGCCGAGGTGGTCACCAGTGGCCAGGGCGGTTCGATCCCGCTGTGTACGCGGTTGCGCAAGGCCGCGCCGTCCGCCGAGATCGCGCTGCTCGGCGTCGAGGAGCCGCTGTGCCGGATCCACGCACCCAACGAATCGGTCGACCCCCGCGAACTGGAGCGGACCGCGCTCGCCGAGGCGATCCTGCTGACCTCGCTGTGAAACCAGTCGACGAACACCGGGCCGCGGTCGCCGCGCTGATCCCGGCCGCGCGCACCATCGAGGCGGCTCCGTCGGACGCCCTGGACCGGGCGCTTGCGCGGGATGTCGCGGCGCCGATCTCGTTGCCGCCGTTCACCAATTCCGCGATGGACGGGTACGCGGTGCGCACCGAGGATGCGATCGCGGCCGCGGTCCTTCCCGTCGCCGCAGACATTCCGGCCGGCCGTACCGATGTACCGCCGCTCGTTCCCGGGACGGCGCACCGCATCATGACCGGCGCCCCGGTGCCCGATGGTGCCGACGCGATCGTCCCCGTCGAGCACACCGACGGCGGAACCGACGAAGTCCGGATCGACGTGGCGCCTCAGGCCGGCCGGTTCCTGCGCCGTGCCGGCGACGACATCGCCGCGGGCGAGACCGCGCTCACGGCCGGAGAGGTCGTCGGACCCGCGGCCGTCGGACTTGCCGCGGCTCTCGGGCTCACGACGGTGCCCGTACTCGCACCTCTGCGCGTGCTCGTCCTCTCGACCGGCTCCGAACTGGTCGAGCCCGGCGGCACCCTGGCACCGGGACAGATCTACGAGTCCAACGCGCCGATGCTGGCCGCAGCCCTGGCGCAGGCCGGGGCCGACGCGGAGGTCCTGCACTTCGTCGAGGACTCCGCCGACGTGCTGCTCGCCCGGCTCGCCGAGCGGGTGGCGCGCGGTGGAGTCGACCTACTGGTCACCACGGGCGGTGTCAGTGCGGGCGCCTACGAGGTGGTCAAGGACGCCTTCACCGGGCGCGGCCTGGAGTTCACGAAGGTGGCCATGCAACCCGGGATGCCGCAGGGATGCGGCACCGTCGACCTGGGCGGCGTCCGCGTCCCCGTGGTCACCTTCCCCGGTAACCCGGTCAGTGCCCTGGTGTCCTTCGAAGTCTTCCTCCGGCCCGCCCTGCGGGCGGCGATGGGCCTGCCGGCGGACCGTCCACGGCGGCGTGCCGTGCTTGCAGAAGCAGTCGATTCCGTGCCCGGGAAGCGCCAATTCCAGCGCGGACGGCTGGTCCGGGGAGCCGACGGTACCGATTCGGTCTCGGTTGTCGGTGGGCCGGGGTCGCACTACCTACGATGGTTGTCGAAGGCCGATTGTCTGTTGGACATCCCGCCCGCGGTCGAACATCTGGCCGCAGGCGAGCCGGTGGACGTCATCGACCTGACCCGCTGACCTCAGGAGGCAGTCATGATCACCCAGTACACCGCCGATACCGTCATGCTCGCGTCGAAGAACTTCAGCCCCGGCTGGTTCGCGTGGATCATCATCGGCGGCCTCGCCGGATGGATCGCCAGCAAGATCATGGGCACCGACAAGTCACAGGGCATCATCCTCAACGTCGTGGTCGGCTGCGTCGGCGGTTGGCTGGGGGGTTACGTCTTGCGCCTCTTCGACGTGCAGACCGGCGGGTTCGGCTGGTTCCTCACCTTCGTCACGGCGCTGGTCGGTGCCTGCATCCTGCTCTTCGTCGTGAAGCTGGTCACCGGTCGCAAAGGCTGACCCCCTCGGGTGAGACACTGTGACCCGACCATGACCGTGAATCGAGAGGAACCGAGGTGGCGCGTCGCCCCCAGACGCCGGTCGACGGCCAGCTCACCGAGCACTCCACCGGGCTGGGCCACGTCACCGAGCTGATCCGTCATACCGTCCCACCCCTGCACCCCGCGGGCACCCCGTTCATCGCGGGGTCGCTCGCGGTGGCGGCGGTGGGCTACCGGAAGGGCTGGATCCGCGTCCCCGCACTGCTCACGGCCGCCGCGTGCGCCGGATTCTTCCGGCACCCGCCGCGCGTGCCTCCGACCGCCGAGGGCGTCGCCGTGGCACCCGCCGACGGCGAGGTAACGCTGGTCGACACGCACGTGCCGCCCGCCGAGCTCGACCTCGGCGACCAACCGCTGCCGCGCGTGTCGATCTTCCTCTCGGTGTTCGACGCGCACGTTCAGCGCGCACCGCTCGCCGGTGTCGTCGATGCCGTCGTGCACACTCCCGGCGCCTTCCTCTCCGCCGACCTCCCCGAGGCCAGCGACGCCAACGAGCGCACCACGGTCCGGCTCGCCACCGAGCACGGCCCCGTCGGCGTCGTGCAGATCGCGGGTCTGGTGGCGCGCCGCATCCGCACCGACTGCGCCGTCGGCGACCAACTCGAGCGCGGCGAGACCTACGGCATCATCCGGTTCGGCTCGCGGGTCGACACCTACTTCCCGGCGGGCACCGAGCTCACCGCCTACAGCGGTCAGCGCGCGGTGGCCGCGGAGACCGTGATCGCGCACCTGCCGTGACCACGAAATCCGGGCCGGCCGACACCCCCCAGCGCCCCATCGGTGTCCTCCTCCTGCCGTCGATCCTGACGGTGGCGGGCCTGTGCGCGGGCCTGACCGGAGTGCGGTTCGCCGCGGAGGGCAAGGTCGACCTGGCGATCGCACTGGTCGTGGTGGCCGCGATCCTGGACGGCCTGGACGGACGCGTGGCGCGATTGCTGAGTGCGTCCACCAAGATCGGCGCCGAGCTGGATTCGCTCGCCGATGCGATCAACTTCGGCGTGACTCCGGCGCTGATGCTGTATTTCGTGTGCTTCCCCGGCAATCCCGCCGGGTGGATCGTGGTGCTGGTCTACGTGGTGGCGATGGTGTTGCGGCTGGCCCGGTTCAACACCCTCGCCGCCGATCCGACCGCACCCGCGTACACCAAGGACTTCTTCGTCGGGGTGCCCGCGCCGGCCGGTGCGATGCTGGTACTGGCTCCGCTGGCCGCCCGCCAGGAATGGGGCGAGGGCTGGTGGTCGAGTACGCCGGTGGTGGGCGGATGGACGCTGTTCGTCGCTGCGCTCACGGTCTCGCGGATCCCCACCTCCAGCTTCAAGACGATGACGGTGCAGCCCGCCAAGGCGGCAGGCGTGCTGATCGCGGTCGCGGGACTGGTCGCGCTGATCCTCACCTATCCGTACATCGCGCTGCTGGTCGTGGTGGCGGTCTACCTGCTGCACATCCCGTTCGCGTGGCGTTCGCAGCGCTGGGTTGCGGCCCGGCCGTCGGCCTGGGACAGCAAACCGGCCGAGCGGCGCGCCATGCGCCGCGAACAGCGCCGACCCGTGCGCCCGCGGCGCCGGGCCGCCCACCAGGGCACGCGACGCTCCGCCGCGCGCCTCGGCCTGCGCCGGCCCACCCGCGAGGACTGACGACGCTGCGCTGCGGGCTCTACTGTTGACACTGTGCCGAACCTTTCGCTCACCGTCCGCCTGCAGACCTCCGCGCTGGAGGCCCGACGGGGCATCGTCCGGATCCACCCCGAAGCGCTGGCCGCGCTCGGCCTGCGGGAATGGGACGGGATCGAACTCCTCGGCTCGCGTCGCACCGCCGCCGTCGTGGCAGCGGCCCCGTCCGGCACCGCACCCGGAACCGCCCTGCTCGACGAGCTGACGATCACCAACTGCGGGCTCCGCGAGGACGCGACGGTGGTGATCTCGCCCGCCACCGTGTACGGCGCCAAGCGGGTGCTGCTGCGAGGTTCGACCCTCACACGCAACGCCCTCGACGGTGCCGCGCTCCGGCAGGCGCTGCTGGGCAAGGTGATGATGCCGGGCGACAGCGTCTCCCTGCTCCCCCGCGATCTGGGCCCTGGAACGTCGAACGCGGATGCGACGCAGCAGCTCTCGCGACTGGTCGGGATCACGTGGACGAACGAGCTGCTGACCGTGGTCTCCGTGGATCCGGCGCCGGGACCGGTGTCGGTACAGCCGAATTCCGCGGTGCTGTGGGCCGATGACGCCGGTGCCGCGCCGGCGGGCGGCGAGGTCACGGTCACTGTGGAACAGCCACTTCCCGAGGCCGAGGCGGATGCCGCGCAGGTGCGCCCCGTGTCCGATCTGGTGGGCGCCGACACCGCGGTCAAGCGGCTCACCGAGTGGCTCAGCCTGGCTCTCGACGAGCCGGAGCTGCTCGCCACCCTCGGCGCGCCCGCCCGGCTCGGCGTGCTGATCACCGGCCCCACGGGCGGCGGTAAGGCCACCGTCGCCCGCTCCGTCGTCGCGCCGCGCCCGCTGATCGAGCTCGACGGTGCCTTCACCGGAGCGCTGGAGCCCGAGGCCCGGCTCGCCCGGGTCCGCGATGCGGTCGCGCGGGTGCGCGCCGCGGTCGACGGTTCGGGAGCGGCGCTCCTGGTCCGCGATATCGAGGCCCTGCTGCCGGCACAGCGGGAGCCGGTGTCCACCATGATTCTCGACGAGCTCCGCAAGGCGGTGGCGACACCGCGGGTGGCCTTCCTCGCCACCACTTCCGCGCCGAGTGAGGTGGATTCGCGGCTGCGCGAACCCGATCTGGCGGACCGGACGGTGGCGATCGACCTCCCGGATGCGAAGCAGCGCGAGCGACTGCTTGCGCTCCTGCTCCAGGACGCCCCGACCGACCATGTGGATCTGTACGAGGTGGCGCTCAAGGCACCGGGATTCGTGGCCGCCGATCTCGCCGCGCTGTGCCGAGAGGGTGCGCTCCGCGCCGCCGCCCGCGTGGTGGGCACCGACGAGAAGGTCTCGATCACCCAACCCGATCTGGTGGGCGCGCTCGGCGTCATCCGCCCGGTGTCGCGGTCGGCGGCGGAGGAGGTCTCCGTCGGATCGATCACTCTCGACGATGTGGGCGATATGGTCGAGACGAAGCAGGCCCTCACGGAGACGGTGCTGTGGCCGCTGCGCCACCCCGATACCTTCGCCCGGCTCGGTGTGGAGCCGCCGCGCGGCGTCCTGCTCTACGGTCCGCCCGGGTGCGGAAAGACCTTCGTGGTCAGGGCATTGGCCGCCTCCGGCCAGTTGTCCGTGCACGCGGTCAAGGGTGCGGAGCTGATGAACAAATGGGTCGGCGAATCCGAGAAGGCGGTGCGTGATCTGTTCGCACGGGCCCGGGGCAGCGCCCCGTCGCTGATCTTCCTGGACGAGGTCGACGCCCTGGCCCCGCGGCGCGGCCAGTCCTCGGATTCCGGTGTGGGAGACAAGGTCGTGGCCGCCCTGCTCACCGAGCTCGACGGCGCGGAACCACTGCGCGACGTGGTGGTGCTGGGCGCGACGAACCGTCCCGATCTGGTGGATCCCGCGCTACTGCGTCCGGGTCGGTTGGAGCGGCTGATCTTCGTGCCGCCGCCGGACGCCGAGGCACGTGCCGAGATCCTGAGAACGGCGTCGCGGGCAATTCCGTTGGCGGACGTGGACCTATCCGCCCTGGCCGAGCAACTCGACGGCTACTCGGCTGCCGACTGCACCGCCCTGCTCCGAGAGGCCGCACTCACCGCGATGCGCCGGGACATGGACACCGCCACCGTGACCGCCGACGACGTCGAAGCCGCCAGACGGGTGGTGCGTCCGTCACTGGACCCGGCGCAGGTCGCCGATCTCCAGGCCTACGCGGACCGCCGGAGCACGTAGCGTTCTGAAACCGGCGATTTTCGAGGACTCGCGGAAATATGCGTCACTGCGGCCTGGATTGCGCCGGTTTCAGAAGTCGGGTGCCCCGCGATGTCGGCGGCGCTTGATCACAGCGGTGACCTCGGCGAAGAAGCCGTCCCAACCACCCATCACGTCGTGGTAGTCCACCCGGAGAATCCGATAGTTCCCCACGGTGGCCGCCCGGTCGCGTCGGATATCCGCCCGGCGTTGCGCCCCACCGTGATAGGCCTCGCTGTCGCACTCGATGATGAGCTTGTCGCCTACGAGGAGATCGACACGCCCCACACCCGGGATCTGAACTTGGCTCCGCACCCGAATGCCGGCGCGCTGCAATCGGAATCGGGTGATCGACTCGGTGCCCGAACCAGCGTACGGGTCCAACCGGTCCAACAGCCCGGTCACCCGCTGCGGCGCGTTCGCGAAGAGTCGGCGCAGATTCTCGGTAGTGAACGGGACAGGCATCCGCAAGGTCGAATCCAGGACGGCGACGAGGATATCCGCGGGCAGGCAGTTCGCCGCGCACGTCAGAGCGATTCCGAGCGGGTCCACCGCTCGCGTCGGCGTTCGCAACGGGTGGAAGGAACGGCATTGCCGGGGAAATCGTGGGCGGGAACGGTGCTCGGACCATCGCACGTGGAGTCGGCCGTCCCGCGGTGGAATCCATACGCCGGTGCGGTACGCGAGAGCGGAGACGCAAGTGAGCACCGCACCCGCACGGACCGCCGCGACGACATCGGACCTCGCTCCGGGCAGTTGGTACCAGCCGCGACGAATCACCCGCAGGTCCCCACGTCTGCGCAGTTCATCGACGATAGATGCGTCTATGCCCACCTGGATGAGACGTCGGCGCGAGACCACGCCTCCGTCGGCCGCTGCGCACTGCACCACCAGATTCCTCGCGTCCATGAATCGATCGTCACTCTGGTACACCATCGATCGGACGCCTGGGGCGACGGGCTGTGGAGAAACGAGGTTCCATACGCTTCGCTGTGCACGGCCCGGTTACCGAAACCGGCACTATCCGAGGTCACAGCGCAAATAGCAGCGCGACCAGATTATCGCCGGTTTCTGACGCGGTCAGCCCTTGCTGATCAGGTAGTAGACGGCATTGGGGACGGCTCCGCCGTCCACGGTGCTCACGGTGACCACATAGCCCTTGCCGGAGAACTGAGCGGACCGGCTGCCCCCCTCGGGACCGTCGCCGAGCGCCAGATAGCCCGCATCGGTCAGTTTCTTCTTCGCCACATCGAAGCCACCGGGCTGCGCCTGCACGGTCACGTTGTACACGGTGGTGCCGCCCTGGGCACGCTCACCGGCGTCGATGAGCGTCCCGTCGACCAGCGGAACCTCGTCCTTGGGGAACGACGCGGGGAGCGAGACCGAGGTCGCGGGCTGCGCCGGCTCGTCGCCGCATCCCGCACTCAGGAGCACCGCGCCGGCGGCCATGACGGCCGCAAGGCCCCGCGTCGCGCGGCGCGGCCGGTGGCGAGCGGCTACCCGCGAACGTGTGGTCGGACGATCCGTCATCTGGTCCCTTCAGCTCCCGACATACTGCACCGGTAGGATGCCAAAGCGAACGACACCCCGCTCAAACAGGACGGAGTGCCCTTGCTTGTCATCCTTATCTGCTTGTCATTGGCGACCTTAGCCGCCCCCGTGGTGGTAGGCCGGTTCGGCGCGCGCGGCTTCCTCGGCCTCGCTGTCGTGCCCGCCGCGGCCCTGGTGTGGATCCTCACCCAGTGGCCGCGATCCGGCGAACCCGATCGCACCGAGACCCTGCGCTGGGTCCAGGCGCTCAATATGAACTTCGACCTGCGGCTCACGCCGCTGGCCGCGGTGATGTCCGTGCTCGTGCTCGGCATCGGCGCGGTGATCCTGGTGTACTGCGCCGGGTACTTCACCGACACCTCCAATACGCGCAAGCTCCCCACCTTCGCGGCGGAGTTGGTGGCGTTCATGGCGGTCATGTTCGGTCTCGTCGTGAGCGACAACATGCTCGCCATGTACGTCTTCTGGGAGCTCACATCGGTGCTGAGCTTCCTTCTGGTCGGCTATTACGCCGAACGCGCGACGAGCCGCCGCGCCGCGACGCAGGCCCTGTTGGTCACCACCCTCGGCGGCCTCGCGATGCTGGTCGGCATCATCGAGCTCGGCGAGCACTACGGCACCTATCTGTTCTCGGAGGTGATCGCACAGGCGGTCGCCGACCCGTCGACCATCTCGATCGGCGTCGAGATCGGCGTCGTGCTCATCCTGATCGGCGCGATCAGTAAGTCGGCGATCGCGCCCTTCCACTTCTGGCTCCCCGGCGCGATGGCGGCGCCGACTCCGGTGTCCGGCTACCTGCATGCTGCGGCCATGGTGAAGGCCGGCATTTTCCTGGTGGCCCTCATCGCGCCCCCGTTCTCGCACCTCACCTCGTGGCGGGTGATCGTCTTCGGGCTCGGTATCAGCACGATGATCCTGGCCGGCTGGCGCGCGCTGCGCGAATTCGACCTCAAACTGATCCTCGCCTTCGGCACCGTCAGCCAGCTGGGCATGCTGCTCGTGCTGGTCGGAACCGGCGAACGCAATGTCGCGCTGGCGGGCATCACTCTGCTCACCGCGCACGCGCTGTTCAAGGCCACCCTGTTCATGGTGGTCGGCATCATCGATCATGCGGCCGGTACGCGCGATATCCGCCGCCTGGCCCGGCTCGGCGATAAGCAGCCGGTGCTCGCGGGTATCGCGGCGCTGGCCGCCGCCTCGATGGCGGGCCTGCCGCCGCTGTACGGCTTCGTCGGTAAGGAGGCGATGCTCGAATCGATGCTGCACGCCGACCTGCCGAAACCACTGCCGGTGCTGCTGGTGATCGGGCTGTGCGCGGGTTCCGCGCTCACCGTCGCGTACAGCATCCGTTTCCTGTGGGGCGCCTTCGGACGCAAGGGGCAGGTGGCGCCGACCCGGTCCGTCGCCGAACTGCATGCCCCGGGCCCGATCTTCCTCGCCGGCCCTGCTCTGCTCGCGGTGCTGAGCCTGGTGGCAGGTTTCGCATCGCCGTGGCTCGATCACGTGCTCAGCGGTTACCCGGATTCGCAGTTCCCACCCGCGGACGACCCGTACCACCTGGCACTCTGGCACGGCTTCACGCTACCGCTGCTGCTCACCGTGCTGATCGTGGCGACCGGCATCCTGATCGTGCAGCCGAACAGCCCGTTCTCCCGGCTGCGCCGCCGAAACAGCTTGCTGCTCGGCAACGCCGACCGGCTCTACGACGCCACCCTGCGCGCCGCCGACGTGGTCTCGCTGCGCATCACGCAGACCACGCAGCGAGGCTCGCTGCCGCTCACCCAGGGCACGATCCTGCTGACCCTCATCCTGTTGCCGATGGCCATGTACGCCTTGGGCGCGCGGGCCAAGCCGCAGTTGCGGATCGAGGCCTCGCCGGTCTTCATGGCAGTGGCGGTGCTGATGTGCGTCGCCTCGCTCACGGCCGTCGTGCTGCGCAACCGCCTGGCGACGGTGCTCGTGGTCAGCGTCACGGGCTACGGCACCGGCGTGATCTTCGCGATCTACGGCGCCCCCGACCTCGCCCTCACGCAGTTCCTGGTGGAGACCATCACCTTGGTCGTGTTCGTGCTGGTGCTGCGCAAGTTGCCGGCGGAAGCCCCGATCACGGGTAGCCGCCCGACCCGGGCCATGCGCGTGCTGTTGGGCATCGGCGTGGCCGCGATGGTCGTCGTGGTGGGCATCGCCGCCCGCGCGGCACGTGTGGCCGCGCCGGTGGCCGAACGCCTGCCGGATCAGGCCTACAAATTCGGCTACGGCAACAACACCGTCAACGTGACCCTCGTCGACATCCGAGCCTGGGACACGTTCGGCGAGATCTCGGTGCTGCTGGTGGCGGCGACGGGCGTGGCCTCACTGGTCTTCCGCAATCGGCGCTTCGGCTCGGCGCCGCGGATGTCGTCGGAGGCGACGGCCGCCGCGGCGGAGGCACCGGGCACCACATGGCTGCGGGGCAGCGCATTGCGCGATCCGCGGCACCGGTCGCTGGTCCTGGAGGTCACCTCGCGCATGGTCTTCCCGACGATCATGGTGGTGTCGATCTACTTCTTCTTCGCCGGGCACAACGCTCCGGGCGGCGGTTTCGCCGGTGGCCTGACCGCCGGCCTCGCGCTGGTCCTGCGGTACCTCGCCGGCGGCCGGTACGAGATCGGTGAGACGCTTCCCCTGGACGCGGGCAAGGTGCTGGGCACCGGACTGCTCCTGGCAGCGAGCGGCACCGTGGTCTCGATCCTGGTGGGCGCGCCCGCGATGTCGTCGCAGGCCTTCGAATTCCATCTGCCGGTCTTCGGAGACGTGAAGTTCGTGACGGTGCTCATCTTCGATGCCGGCGTCTATCTCATCGTGGTCGGCCTCGTGCTCGATGTGCTGCGCAGCCTCGGGGCCCGCCTCGACCTGGAGGGCTCCCCCGCCGACCAGACCTCGCCGTTGCCCGTCGCGACCGGTGGAGGTGCGCGATGATCGTCGACATCGGACTGTTCGCGGCGATCGCCGTCATGATGGCCACGGGCGTGTACCTGATCCTGGACCGCAGCCTGACCAGGATGCTGATGGGCATCATCCTCGCCGGCAACGCGGTGAACCTGCTTCTGCTCTCACTGGCTTCCCCGCCCGGGAACCCGCCGATCATGGGCTATTTCTCCGAGGGACGCGATTCCCTGGCCGATCCGCTGGCGCAGGCCCTGATCCTCACGGCCATCGTGATCACCATGGGTATGGCGGCCTTCATCCTCGCGCTGGCCTACCGTTCCTTCACCATCAACACCGACGACGAGGTCGACGACGACCCCGAAGACACCAAGGTGCTCGAACGCGATGTCGATCGCGCATCGGAGGACCCCGACTTCGACGCCTCGGACGACCCGATCACTGGCGCACCGTCGGCACTCGGCGACGCATTCGGTCCCGACGGTGAGCCGCTCACCGCCGAGGAGCTGCGCAAGGCGCGGGTCGACGCGGTGGACACGGGGGCGATGCCGATCCCGGCACGTATCCACGAGGAACCAGCAGAGCGGAAGGAGGACGACCGATGACCGAAGAGTTCATGCGGAGCCTGCTCCCGCTGCCCACGGTGCTGCCGCTGGTGGCCGCGGCGCTGAGCCTGGTGGTCGGCCGGCATCCGCGGTTGCAGCGGCTGGTCGCGCTGATCTCGCTCACCGCGCTGGTCGTGGTCTCGGCGTTGATGCTCTACTACACCGACCGCAACGGCACGATCGCGCTGAACATGGGAGGCTGGGGCGACCGGGACGGCGGCGGTAGCCCGCTCGGCATCACGCTGGTGGCCGACCAGTTGTCGGCGATGATGCTGCTGGTCTCCACGGTCGTGCTGCTGGGCGTGCTCGTGTACTCGGTGGGACAGGGTATCCGCGACGGCGACGAGAACCAGCCGGTGTCGATCTTCTTCCCCACCTACCTGGTGCTGGCCGCGGGCGTGTGCAACGCCTTCCTCTCGGGCGACCTGTTCAACCTGTTCGTCTCCTTCGAGATGCTGCTCGCCGCGAGCTTCGTCCTGCTCACCGTGGGAGGCAGTGCCGACCGCATCCGGGCCGGCGTGTCGTACGTGATGGTGTCGATGGTCTCCTCGGTGGTGTTCCTCCTCGGCATCGCCTACGCCTACTTCGCAACCGGCACGCTGAATCTGGCCGATATGGCGATCAAGCTGCAGGACCTGCCGTCGGGGACGAGGACCACCTTGTTCGCGGTGCTGCTCGTGGCGTTCGGCATCAAGGCGGCGGTGTTCCCGCTGTCCACCTGGCTACCCGACTCCTATCCGACGGCACCCGCGCCGGTAACCGCTGTGTTCGCGGGCTTGCTGACCAAGGTGGGCGTGTACGCCATCATCCGCGCTCACACGCTGCTGTTCCCGGGTGGCGCCGTCGACGATGTCCTACTGGTGGCCGCGCTCCTCACCATGATCGTGGGCATCCTGGGCGCCATCGCGCAGACCGATATCAAACGTCTGCTCTCGTTCACCCTGGTCAGTCACATCGGCTACATGATCTTCGGTATCGCGTTGTCCACACCGCTGGGCCTCAGTAGCGCGATCTACTATGTGGCGCACCATATTCTGGTGCAGACCACACTGTTCCTGGTGGTGGGACTGATCGAACGGCAGGCTGGTGCCGCATCGCTGCGCCGCCTGGGCGGTATCGCGGCGGCCAGCCCGGTACTCGCGATCCTGTTCTTCCTGCCCGCCCTGAACCTCGGTGGTATTCCGCCGTTCTCGGGCTTCATCGGCAAGGTGGGCCTGCTGGAGGCGGGCGTGCAGGTGGGTTCGGTGCTGGCGTGGATCCTGGTCGCGGGCAGCGTGATCACCAGCCTGCTGACCCTGTACGCGGTAGCCCGGGTGTGGACGAAGGCGTTCTGGCGTGCCCGCGCGGACGCACCGGAGGGCCAGCTGGCGGTGGCGCATCCGGAGGCCCTGCTCGACGACGGCGACGTGATCGAATTCGCCGACCGGGAAGACCCGGGCCGGATGCCGATCGGGATGGTGGCGCCCACGGCGGCACTGTTCGCGGTGGGCCTGGCGATCGCAGTGTGGGCCGGCCCGATGTTCGACGTGACCAACCGCGCTGCAGAGCAGCTCATCGGCCGCGCCGACTACGTCGCGGCGGTCCTCGGACCGGACGCGGTGCGCGAGCTCAAGTACGCCGACGGGACGCCCGTGGTGCCCGCCGAAGGTCGACAGGCGGGTGAGCGGCATGGCTAAGCGGTTGGTGAATCGGATCCTGCCCGACCTGCACGACGGCCGGGCCGTCCTCGCGAAACTCGCACAGCTGGTGTGGCTGGACGCGGTGTGGGTGATGTTGTGGGGCCG includes:
- a CDS encoding Na(+)/H(+) antiporter subunit C; the encoded protein is MIVDIGLFAAIAVMMATGVYLILDRSLTRMLMGIILAGNAVNLLLLSLASPPGNPPIMGYFSEGRDSLADPLAQALILTAIVITMGMAAFILALAYRSFTINTDDEVDDDPEDTKVLERDVDRASEDPDFDASDDPITGAPSALGDAFGPDGEPLTAEELRKARVDAVDTGAMPIPARIHEEPAERKEDDR
- a CDS encoding Na+/H+ antiporter subunit D: MTEEFMRSLLPLPTVLPLVAAALSLVVGRHPRLQRLVALISLTALVVVSALMLYYTDRNGTIALNMGGWGDRDGGGSPLGITLVADQLSAMMLLVSTVVLLGVLVYSVGQGIRDGDENQPVSIFFPTYLVLAAGVCNAFLSGDLFNLFVSFEMLLAASFVLLTVGGSADRIRAGVSYVMVSMVSSVVFLLGIAYAYFATGTLNLADMAIKLQDLPSGTRTTLFAVLLVAFGIKAAVFPLSTWLPDSYPTAPAPVTAVFAGLLTKVGVYAIIRAHTLLFPGGAVDDVLLVAALLTMIVGILGAIAQTDIKRLLSFTLVSHIGYMIFGIALSTPLGLSSAIYYVAHHILVQTTLFLVVGLIERQAGAASLRRLGGIAAASPVLAILFFLPALNLGGIPPFSGFIGKVGLLEAGVQVGSVLAWILVAGSVITSLLTLYAVARVWTKAFWRARADAPEGQLAVAHPEALLDDGDVIEFADREDPGRMPIGMVAPTAALFAVGLAIAVWAGPMFDVTNRAAEQLIGRADYVAAVLGPDAVRELKYADGTPVVPAEGRQAGERHG